From the genome of Variovorax sp. RA8:
CTACTGGGATTGAGGCGATGGGAAGCATTGCCGCCAGGCGGGGTAGTCCCCGCGAATGACCACGCTCCATGAGACGGCCTATCCCAGCCTGAAACCCGATCCGACACCCCGTGAGCTGGCGGAGCTTTACACACCGACCAAGGATGAACAACTCCTGGCTGCCGGCATCGGCAAGCGCGCCTTGCCGCGCATGGCGGCACTGATCCACCTGAAAGTCTTCCAGCGCCTGGGCTATTTCATCTCCCTGGCCGAAGTGCCGCCGGTGATCCGGGAGCACATTGCGCAGCAGGTGGGCGTGGTTAGGCCGCCCCCGGCGGCGGACCTCAAGCGCTTCGAGGCCTCGGGCTCGCGCACCGCCTTGTTTGCGACCTTACGCCGGCACCTCAATGTCAAACCTATGAACCCGGGGGGCCACGCCTGGCTGGAGGTCGTGGCCGACACGGCGGCCGAGACCAAACACGCGGTGGCCGACATCATCAACGTGATGCTGGAGGAGCTGGTCCACCATCGCTACGAGCTGCCCGCCTTCTCGACGCTGGACCGGATGGCGTATCGAGCCCGGGAAAAGAGCAACAACCGGTATTTCTCCGCAATCACCAACCAGCTGACAGCCCATACCCGGACCTTGATCGACAGTTTGCTTAAAACCGCCACGGGCGAGTCGGTTTCTGCCTGGCAAATGCTCAAACGCGAACCCAAGCGGCCGACCAACAAGGAAACGCGCACCTACATCCAGCACATCCGGCGCTTGCAGTACCTGGTGGAGCAGCTTCCCAAGCCCGACGTGCCGGTGCCCAAGCTCAAACAGTTTCGCCACCTGGCGCGCGCCCTCAATGCGGCCGAGATGGCCGAACTCAAGCCGCAAAAGCGCTACGCCCTGGCGGTGATCTTCATCCGGGCGCAGCATGCCCAGTCCCTGGACGATGCCGCGGACCTGTTTATTCGCCTGATGCAGAACCTGGAAAACAATGCCAGGCAGAAATTGCTCTCGTTCCAGCAGGAGCGGGTCCAAAAAACCGACATGCTGGTTGGCCAGCTCAAAGACATCCTGGGCGCCTACCAGCTGGAGGGCACCGACACGCAGCGTGTGGACGCCATCGGCACCACCCTGGTGGCCGACGTGGACGAGCTGCTCAACGAATGCGAACAGCACCTGGCCTATGCGGGCCGCAACCATCTGCCTTTCCTGCTGCAGCCCTACAAGATGGTCCGGGCCCAGTTGCTCAACTGCATCGGCATCGCCTCGCCCAAGGCCAGCAGCGAGGACCAGGTAGCGGAGCGGCTGATCGAGGCCCTTTACAAGCTGCGCGACAACCGTGCGGACATCGTGCCGCTGGACATGCTGGGCCTGACTGAAGACAAGGATTTCCGCTGGATGTCAGGCCAGTGGAAGCGGTTGGTGTTGGTCCGTCCATCCGGCAAGGGCCGGGCGGAGGCTGTCCACCGCCGGTATTTTGAACTGGCGGTCATGCATGCTGTCAAAGACGACCTGAAGTCGGGCGATCTCTTCATCAAGTACGGCGAGCGCTATGACGATTACCGCGAGCAGTTGGTCGATGACGAAACCTTTGAAAGAGAAGTGGGCGACTATGGCCAGGTCACCGGCATCGAGACAGATCCCGGCACCTTTGTGGCGATGCTCAAATCGGCGATGTCCCAGCGGGCCCACGACATCGACGCCACTTTCCCGGAAAACGCCCATGCCGAGATCGTCGACGGCCGCCTGATCCTGCGGAAACCGCCGCGCTCAGAAATCGTCGAGGCGGCCGCGCGGATCGACGCCCTGATCACCGAGCGAATGGAGGCGGCCAGCATCGTGGACGTCATGATCGACACCGAGCGCTGGTTGGACCTGCACAAGCTGTTCCGGCCACTCGCCGGGACCGACAGCCGCCTGGAGGATCTGCGCATGCGCGTCATCACGACGCTGTTTTGCTACGGCTGCAACCTGGGGCCCGTGCAGACCGCCAAATCGATCAAAGGTCTGAGCCGCCGGCAGATTTCCTGGCTGAACTTGAAATACGTCAGCGAGGACCTCCTGGACAAGGCCATTGTCAAGGTGATCAACGCCTACAACAAGTTTGAGCTGCCAGGCTACTGGGGCACGGGCAAACACGCGTCGGCGGACGGCACCAAGTGGAATCTTTACGAGCAAAACCTACTGTCCGAGCACCATATCCGCTATGGTGGGTACGGCGGTATCGGCTACTACCATGTATCGGACAAGTTCATCGCGCTGTTCAGCCATTTCATTTCCTGCGGCACCTATGAGGGCATCCACATCCTTGACGGGCTGATGACCAACGAATCGGACATTCGACCGGACACGATTCACGGGGACACCCAGGCCCAGAGTTACCCGGTCTTCGCGCTGGCGCACCTCCTGGGCATCCAGCTCATGCCGCGCATCCGGGGCATCCAAGACCTCAAATTCCATCGCCCGGAGCCGGGCAATGTTTACCGCAACATCAATGCGCTGTTCAGCGATGTGATCGACTGGCGGCTGATTGAGCTGCATTTGCCGGCGATGCTGCGGGTGGCGGTTTCCATCAAGACCGGCAAGATCACGCCGTCGGCGATCCTGCGCCGGCTCGGCACCTACAGCCGCAAGAACAAGCTGTATTTCGCGTTTGTAGAGCTTGGCAAGGTCATCCGGACCATGTTCCTGCTGAGCTACATCGGCGATGTCGGGCTGCGCAAGGTAATCCATGCCGAAACCAATAAGAGCGAGCAGTTCAACGGCTTTGCTCAGTGGTCATTTTTTGGGGGAGAAGGGATCATTGCGGAGAACATCCGGCACGAGCAGCGCAAGGTGATCAAGTACAACCACCTGGTGGCCAACATGATCATTCTGCACAACGTGGTGGGCATGACGAAGGTGCTGCAGGAGCTTCGCGACGAGGGGACCGAGATCACGCTGGAGATCCTGGGCGGCCTGGCGCCGTTCCGCACGGCGCACATCAACCGGTTTGGTGACTACACGCTGGATTTTCGGCGGAAGATTGGCCCCTTGAACTTCGATGCCACCATAATCCCAATGGAATCATAGACTTAGGGTCGTTTCTGCTGGGTTTTACATGAATCCCTGCCGACCCTCTGGCTGAAGGCCAGCGGGATCAACTCAGGTCCCCTCTTCCGCCGAATCAACAAGGCCGGGCGCCTGGGCCAAGACGCCCTCACGGGAACGGCGATCCGCGACATCGTGAAGGCTCGCTGCGCGCTCGCTGGCGTCGGCGATGACTTCTCGGCCCACTCGCTGCGGTCGGGCTTCGTCACCGAAGCCGGCCGCCAGAACATGCCCCTGCAGGAAACCATGGCCATGACCGGCCACCGCAGCATGGACGTCGTGACGGGTTACTTCCGCGCCGGCGCGGCGCAGGTGAGCGCGGTGGCTCGGATGATGGATTCAGGGACACCCCGCTCTGATGTTGACGAGGGCCACCCCTGAACGCGGGCTGAGGCAGTCAGCGTCGGCCACACCTACTTCCAACCTCCCGCCTGACGGTCGGCCTTGCACGCACTGTAGACGTCAACGGGACGCCGCCACTCTGCCCTGCGCCGTCGCACCGACCCGCTTCTTGTGGGGCTCGCGACACGGCTCGAAGGCAGCAATCTCGATCCCGATGCTAGTGGTAGTCATCTTCGCGCTGGTGGCGGATCGCAGCAACCACGACCTCGCTTTCGCTGATGACTCGAAACAGGGCTACATACCCCGAAGCCCCAAATGGAATGACCAGTTCGCGCTCGAGCCGGTCAGCGTCGGCGATGCGGCAAGTGAACGGATTCGTTTCCAGAATTCGGAACTCCCTACGGATGGCCGCTATCGCACGGCTCGGCAGATCAAAGTCTCCATGCTGCAAAGCAGACTCGACGAGAAAATCTTCAAGTCGCAGCAGGTCCTCAAGCGCCTCACGCGTCAGGGTGACCGTGTAAGTCACGAACGAGTGGTCCCCCCGCGCTTCTCGTGCACGAGCTGCGAGATTCGCGCATCAAGGCGCGCTTGCATCGTGTCGAGCGCGTCCTTGGCAGAGTAGAACTCGCCGCTCTTCTTTGCACGTTTCAATGAATCGCGGCCACGCGAGAGGAACTCCTGCTGAGATTTGCGGCGCTGGGCAGCCTGCACGGCCGCGTTCTCCACAAACTGCGACAGAGTTTCGCCTTGGCGTAGCACGCTCTCGATTTCATCGCGCACGGATGGCTCAACGCGTACGGGAGGCAACTGGGCGGTCTTCATGAAGCAATTGTAGAGCAATTGCTATGCGCCAAGTTCTACCTGCAGCGTGGGACTGCCCGGTGCGGGCGGCGCCAGCGCCCTCCCCGCCCGACTAGCCGTCGATAACATTCTCTTATCGAGGGTAAATATTTGGAGGGGCAGGGCGGTGGTTTACGGAAAGTACGAGGGTCAAATGGCTGGAATTCGACAAACACTCTCCCGAGGCATCCAGGAAGACGACGTCTGGGGCGCGGCCGACGTCCTGCTTCATGAAGGCCTGCGGCCCACGATCGAACGCGTGCGGCAGAAGATCGGGCGCGGCTCGCCCAATACTGTCAGCCCGATGCTCGAGCGCTGGTTTGCGTCGCTGGGCCAGCGCCTTGCCGGCGGCCCTGTACCGGCGGCCGGCAACGACGCGGACGGCGTGCCGGTGAGCGTGCGCAACGCGACGCGCCTCTTGTGGGAGACGGCACGGCGCGAGGCCGAGCAGGTTCAGCGCCAGGAGATGGACGCGGCGCACGCGGAGCTGCGCGCGAGTGAAGAAACCCTGCAGAGTGACAAGACCGAGCTCGTGCAGCGCGAAGCCGCGTTCGAGCAGGCGCGAGCGAGCCTGGACGTCGCCCTGTCCTCCTCGCAGCAGGCTCGCGAGGCCCTCGAGCGCCAACTGGCCGAACAGGTGGCCGAAGGCCAGCGCCTCCGCACGACTTCAGAACACGAGATCGCGCGGCTCAATGCCTTGCTGCTGGAAGCCGGCGCCAGCAAAGAGGAATTGCGACAGGAGCACGCCGCGGCGCTTGCGGCTCGGGAAAAAGATCTGCGAGACGCCGAGGCGCGGCATGCGGCCCAGGAAAAACGCATGCTTGCCGACGTCGATCGTGCGCGTCAGGCGGTCAAGCAGGTCGAGGGCGAATTGGCCCGCGAGCAGCAGCGCCGCGTGCGCGGCGAGGAAACCGCGGCGCAGCTGCTCGACGCCGAGCGCCAAGCGCTGGGCGATGCACAGCAGTCCGCCCAGCAGACCGAACGCGCATTGCGCGATCAACTCGCCGCCCAAGGCATCGCGTTGGCGCAGGCCCAGTCGCAAGGCGCAGCGCTGCAGCAGCGCATGGACGACATCAAGCGGCGGTCCGGCGAAGAGAAGGAAGCACATGACGCAACCCGTGCACTGCTGGCGCATGCGTTGACGGCAGTTCGCAAGCCAAGAGGGGTACGCAAGCCCTCCCCCGGCGCAGGCAAAGCGTAGCTTGCAACAGTCACGCAGCGGATCGATGCGAGAAAGCCCTCGGGGCTCTCGCCCCGGGAGTAGATCCACCGAGAGGGGTGGAGGAGACAAACGGTTCAGTCTGCTGCGCCTGCCAGGCGGGCACGCCCATGCCGTATCGTTGAAATCACTGAGGCCATCTTCGACAGCCAGAGGCTCAGGCGACAATCAGCGTGGAATGAAGAAAATCGATCAGCCAATCAGCTTTGGCGCATATAGGCACGATCCGGGCGGAAGGAAGAAGCCGCCGTGGCCGTCGGACTCGAACGTTGATGCGAAATTCTCCGGTTGCACCAAGTATCGCTATGAACTGACGGAAATCTGGGACCAGAAGCTGCCAATGGTCATGTTCCTCTTGATGAATCCGTCTGTCGCGGGAATCGAGCACGCCGATCCGACGCTCATCAAGTGCGGCAAGTTTGCCAGGGCATGGGGGTACGGCGGCCAATTGGTCGGCAACGTTCATGCGTACCGAATTACCGATAGTAATCTGCTGATCCACGCCGAAGACCCAGTTGGCCCGGAGAACGACGCCAGCTTGTTAAGCATGGCGCGCAGGGCCGACATGGTTGTCCTCGCATACGGCCTGCCGCCGAAGCCGTTGAGGCTTCGGGCGGCGAAGGTGGTTGAGTCGCTCAGCGGCAATGTGCAGCTCAAGTACTTGAGGTTGACCAAGGACGGCACGCCAGGACATCCACTGTACTTGCCGGGGCGTCTGGTCCCGCTCGACTACGTACCGACGGACGTCGAACAACCGGGCGAGCAAGGCCGGTAGCAACTCCCGCGCGCGCTCTGCCGGGGTCGACTCGTTTTCGGTGCACAGACTGACGGTGTGCAGAGCCAGTGCTGGCGCGGGCGTGCGTCTGCAAGTTCTTGATTTGGTTGCAATTTCTGTTCGCTTTCAAGGCCCTCCGTCAAAGGAGGATTGCGTTGCGCCCGAACGCGCTTGGATCGCGCCTGGAGCTGGGCGCGGGACCGGACGGCCTTGTACCTGCTGAGCGATTTTGACGGCGACAGACCGCGGCCTTTCAGATCGTCGCCTCGTCTCTGAACGGTCCGGCTGTCCAGTGGTCCAGTGGTCTGGCCCTGCTGGTCTCTTGCTATCCGCACCCTGGCGAGCCCGGGGAGATGGGCACGTTCGTCTGGTTCGTTGCCTGTACCCCTGCTGCCGCGCGGCGGGCCTGCGTTGAGCAGGTATTGCTATATAGTTTTCTGGCAACGACTGAAATGATGCGTTCTCTCTTTGTCCACCCCGAGTTCCCCGAACTCGAACTTTCTCTGCAGCCTGCCGAGCGAATGGCCCAGGTGCGTTTACTCGAGAATGTGCTGACGCTCGTCGAGCGTAGGCATCTTCAGGGCCGCGTCATGCGTTGGGCCGACCTGCCCCGTTTTGCCGAGACTTCGGCCGTCGTCGAGACCACTGCAGCCCATACGGACAGTCTTCCTGCAGACAATGATTTCGGGTCGTTTGACGATTTGAAGTCTCGCCGCGACGACACGGGCGTCGTGCGGCTGCGCTGATCTACTGCGCTGTCAACGCAGCTGCTGAGCCACACAGCCGAGATGGGGGTCGACTCGTTTTCGGTTCACGCAGTGGCCCTGCGAGAGCCACGACGGCGCGGGTCTCGATCCTCATTCTTGATTGGTTGCGGTTGCTGATCGTTTTCGGCAGGCGTATTGTTCGCGCCCCTTTCAAGGAGGCGCGCGATGCAAGGCTGGCAGACCACATTCCTGGGCATACACGAGTTGCCGCACGCGTCCAGGCCACGAAGCACCTCGATGCGCTCGAGAACTTCGCTGATCTGGCGGGTCGAGTGTTTGGCAGAGGCCGCCCACAACCAGCTTTGATAGGTCTGCCCGCTGGCGTGCGGCTGGGCGATCCGATGTTCAGTGCGCATCGACGTAAACGACATCAAGGACAGGTCCGTCGGCTTCCCATTGTCAATGAACGATCCGAGAAGTTGCAGCGTGTGGACGAGCTGTTCAAGGTTCGGCACTTCGAGCATGAGGCATCGATCTGTGCGATCGCTGGTACCTGCCACACGTTGGCACTCTCAGGTCGTTCGGTACTTCCTTTGCGAGCTCAGTGCCCGAACACCTACCAATCTGGCAAACCGCGTGTGGCTTCTGTTGTAGGTTGAACCACCTCACCTTACACTCGGTGCATGCAAGTCACGGCTTACATCCCCAGCAAGAATAGCGCTGCCCTCCATCGCTTGCCATCGGCATGGACCGAGGCGGGTGCGATCTTGTTCCTGGTGATGACGCCAGGGTCTCAACAGACTCTCGCACATTCTTAAGCCCGGCGGTCAGCCTTTTTAGCGCAAACCATCGACCGTCGGGCACCAGACCCGCGCGGTAGCGACCTCCTGACATAAGGCAGGTCGCGCTCGACTGGAGTGCGTCATGCATGCAACGATTCGCGAGGAGCGCACGCTCCTTGCAAGTGGATTTGCTCAAGCCCAAAAGGCAGCTAGCGGTCAACTGCCACCGCACGCGTATCCGACGCGCGCGGCATGGGCAATAAGGTTCAGCGCTCCTGAGGGGTCGGCCGATCTGCTGAGCCAGGTGCAACTTCCCATCGACCAGCTCTGCCCTCACCCGGACCTGGACGGCAGTCCATCGAGAACCGGTGGTGTTGCTCGACGGTGCGACCCGCCCGTCTCAACCATCAACACCGCTGGATCGCACGTCTACGCGCACGGAGCGATGAACGGTGGAAGCCGCTTAGGCGGTGCAGTCCCAGCCTAGTGGCAGCGACTGCACCGCCCCAGCGACGAACCGTCTTCCCTCCCCGGCTTGCTGCCCACCGTTTGACGATTGGCCGGCGGCCAGCCTGTCTCACGCAGGAAGAGACAACGATGAACATTCAATCGATCCTTGCCGTGACCGATCTGTCGGCGCACGGCAATCGCACGGTGGAGCGGGCCGCCTTGCTCGCAGTGGAGCACCACGCACTACTCAAAATCATGTACGCGCCCGCTGCGGGAAGCAATGCGCTTGTCGCGGCCGCAAGCAGCCTTGCCCAACTCTGCGCAGAAATGGCCGCCCGGCATGGCGTGTTGGTCAAGAAAGTGGCCGAGTCTGCTGTGCGCCTGGAAGACCTCGCAGAAGAGGCCAGATGGGTAGACCTGCTCGTTCTGAACCATGTGCACGAACGCTCTGCCACAGCGCTCTTTTGCGGGCAACCCGTCGAACGTCTGTTGCGGCTTGTCCATTGCCCCGTGCTCGTGACCAGACTCCCAGCCCGCGGAAGGTACAGACGCATCCTCGTGGCCGTCGACTTCACGCCGGAAGCCAAGAACCTTGTCAGGCTCGCATGGACGTTGGACAGCGCCGCTGAAGTGGAACTATTCCATGCTCTCATCAGCGTGCTCAGTGAAGGCAAGCTGCGCTACGCGAGCGTTTCGGAAGAAGCAATCAAAGTCTATCGGCACGATTGCCTACGCTATGCCCGTGGCCGTATGCGTTGCCTCACCGATTCATCGGACGCGCGGCACAGCCGCTTGCGTTCCACGATCGGTCACGGTGACCCGGCGCGCCAGGCCTCCGTGCGGCAGCAATGCACGATGGCCGAGCTTCTGGTGGTTGGCAAGCGCAGAAGCTCCGCATTCAAGGACTTCATTCTCGGAAGCGTAGCCCAGCGCGTCTTGGGGTGGTCCACCGGCGACGTCCTCGTCGTGCCTCACGATCTCCGCACTTCAACGCGGGCGGTTGACACGCCAGGCTCCGCGGTCGCGATTAAGCAAATGAGAGAAGCCCCACTGCCGGTCGGGGAGGAAACGCTATGAGCGCTGCGATCTCCGCAACCTGGTAGCCACCAGGAGGTGTGCGGAGCTTTCTTGGAAGTCAGATTTACAGGAGGTTCAAGATGTTTGCTGCTGATGATGATAAAAAGTTCGCCAGCTACCCCTTGCGGCAATCGCTTCTGCCAAGCGCAAAGGGCCTGGCGATCTTTGCAAAGCGTGGCTTGGTCGAATGGCTTTCGCGCCCCGACCGATATGTGATCGTCTGCGAAGGCAGGGGTGGCCGGATCTACGCGGCCAATGAAGCCTCCCTGGAGGAAGCGCAGCAGGTGATCAAGGACGCTTACAGAGATGAGGTCATATCACGCGCCCCGGAGATCTACACATTCGTCGATCCGCGACTGGATGCTTTAGTCGAACCCATCATGTTCCTGCGTCTGAAAAGCCCGAGGGGCTACGCCACGGCGCTGCTAGAGGAACTCGACAGGCGACGCGCAAGTATCAAGGAGGAATACCTTCAACGCTACCACGTGGTCATCCGGGCTGAAGCGCGGCTCGCCGATCTCATGGGTTATTCGAGAGCGACGCTCACGATGACGAACGGCTCCGCGGTGATCTGGAGCTGGCTACTGCGTTACAGCATCAACGGGGCTTAGCGCACAAGCAAGCGCCATCCGGCGCGCTTCTTCTAGGACTCATCGAGCTCGAGTGCGGACCGACTTGCCGGCGAAGATGCTCAAGGACATGCGCCTCGTTGCTCGGACATGCTCGCCCCACTGAGAGGCACGATGCCCTGACGACATCGCGCATGGTCCGCTCAGTGCCATGGTCGCCTTGGGTGGCGCATTCGGTCGCGTCTCTCTGCCCCTATTTCAATACCTCAATGACGTACGGAGACACCGTTGATCTTTGTGTTGTCCAATCTTCTGACTCCCTGGGTTGCCCGCCCCATGGAGCTGCGCATCGACGTCAATCCAGCACCCATGGCTCCGATTGACGCACTGTCCCCCATCTACGAACGTATCAATACCCCAGGCGACCACCTTCACGGCATGCCCTCCGTCGGTCTGAAGGATCCGGAACTCCAGATCCGGTTTCGTGAGGCAGACGGAGAGTTCTATGTGTACGTTGAAGACGTTCGCCGTGGGTGCCTCGCCGGCTATACGGTTTTCAATCGATTGATCGAGTTGAGCCGCCATGCGGATCACTACGTGAGGGCACCGCACTCCCGATACGAGCCAAACTACCAGCGACGCGGACTGGCTTCAGGCATATATCGATGGGCGTTGGATTCCGGGCTTTGCCTGATGACCGGCGCACGGCAGTCGAACGCAGCACACGCACTCTGGCGGAGCCTTGCCCAACACTACGAATCGGGCTTCGTTGATCTGCGCCAGAAGCATCTGGCGTATCTGGGGCACCAGGTTTCAGATGCAACGTTCACCCAATTGCAGACGCGCATGTTCTTGCTGGGTGGCGGATGGACGCTGCGTCAGTTCAAGGATGCAGTGAGAATGTCGTAGCAGCTCACTTGCGTCCGAGCTGATACTGACGCAGCCCCAATGCTGCGCGACGCCCCCCCCTCATTCAACAAACGAACGCCTCCTTGCTTCGTTGAACTTCTCATCGCCTGTTCTGACGAAAGCAGCGAACAAGTGGTCATCGACCTGTTTCGCTGCCAGTCTCGCGCGCTCCCGGCCCACGCGCTCCGCGTTTGTCACAGCGTCTTTCGCTTGACGCCGGAGAATGAGCCCCGTCCGTCGCTCAGCTCGGCTTTGATTCGAAGGTTCGCCGCGGCGCGTGAGGAGGCGCGATGGTCATGGGGCACGACCAGAACGTCGCTTGTAGCCCAGCTCAGGAGCCGCTGCGCAAAGCCGCCGAACAGAAAGTCAGCCAACGGCGAAGCCCTGTTCTTGCCAACAACAACCAGGTCCGCACCCGTAGCCTGCTGCTGGACGAAGGTTTGGCGCGAGGGGTCTCCGTGCCCGACGGAGGTCATCACTCGATTCTTAGTCGGGCCGACCGGCTCAGTGAGCCGGACTAGCCGTTCCTCCGCACAGCGCCGAGACTCCGTAGTTTGGTTCAGCGTGCTTTGTGAGTGGAAGAGCTCAAGCTCCGATTCGACGTCGAAGGCGCCGGCGTACCGCACCAGCTCCTTCGCCTCAGCGCTGAAGTCGACGGCGACAAGCACGCGACGATATCGCCTGGATGGCTCTCGCTTGACCACCAGCACCGGGCATTGGCAGCGGCGCACCAGCTGGTCAAACGCTGTCCCCTGCCAGAACCTCATCAAGATGCGATGGTGTCGATGATCGATAACGAGCAGATCGGCACAGGCGCTTTCCTCGACAACGCGGTCGACGGTTTCGCTCGTCCGGGAGACAGGCGCGACGGAAACCCTGTGGCGCCGGGCCAGTTGTTGTGCGCGCTGCGCCAGGCGTTCGAAAGGGTCTATGAGGTTCGGATTCGGCACATCGACGAAATACATGATGCGAAGTTGAGCGCAGTGCTCAACCGCGACCAGTGCAGCGCGGTCAAGTGCTTGCTCCCCTTGCGCCGAGAAGTCCGTGAGTGCAAGTATTGATCTGATGGTCATGGTGATTCCTTGGAAAACAGATTCCAACCCCTCGCGGCACGCGGGGGAAGGCATGACATAACTGAGGCCAGTGGCCTTAGCGTGCGCAGTTGACGCCGGGTTCATCCGGCCATTGCACGCCGAGCGTCTTCATCGGCTGTTCAAAACCAGCCGGTGAGCATCCGCACATCGCAAGAAGAGGCATGCACGAGGCACTCCCACGGATGCGACCCGACCGCCGAAAGCGCTGGCCGTTGCAGCGCGGGGCTTAGGCCCGGCGATTGGTGGATTGCGCTAAAGAGGAAGAAGCCTATCGCCGGGCCGAGGAATGTGCGGCCAGCTGGCGAAACCTCGCCTTGCTTGCCGCCGTGAGCACCAACACAACTGTCCCAGTCAGAAGGAGGAGGACAGTTGCAAGAGTGCCGAGAGGGACAGCCAGGAAGCTCATGCAAGCATCTTAGAAAGACCGAACGCAATAGGCAACCAAGCCCCCACCTTCCGTGCCAGATAGAGAACTAGCCTCAGCGCGATGCACGATCGCCTCCAACCTCCTGGTGTTGCGCGCGAACCCACGATGTCACGCTCGCGGGCTTCCACTAGCACAGCAGGAATGGCGGCGAAATCTCGAGTCGCGGGACCCGAGGAAGCTCGCTTCAGGTCAGCCTAGCGCAGGGGCTCCGCCATCGGATTGACCTCCTGATCACCGCCGAGGCATTCTTTGCATCGTCGACGCCGCGCGAAGTTCAGCAGGAGGCGGATCGCCCAAGCACGCTCGCGAAGGCGCGCTTCCGGGCGTGCTGACATCCCTTCGGCTAGAAGCGCCCGCGGGGTCGCGTGAGAAGCCTCGCGCGGATACGGGCAGCGGGTCGCCATCTGGAGCTAGACTGCAGCGGGGCTTGCCGCGGCAGAGACGTCCCGCGCTAGGAGCCGGTCCACGAGTTCCTTCGCTTTACGGTTGAGCTTGTCGAATAGGATCTCGCGCTCGGCTTGGCTCGCCGTCAATGCAACGCGGCCTGCGAACTCCCCGTCTCTGTGCACGTCCGCGTGCGCGGAGATCTGCTCGCCGTCCCCGGTCAACTCGATGGTCACGATCAAGCCCCGATAGTCGAATTTCTTCTCAACCTCGTTGTTCATGTGAAAGTCGATGGCCAATGGTAAGGAAGAGAGCACGGAGGCGTTCTTACGAAGCGAAGAACCTCCGGAGGTAGTAATCTTCCTCTTCGCGTGATTCACAGTGGTAAGTGGCGGAGATCATTTGCCGGATCGTCTCACCATTCGGCCCAGACTTCTCTTCTGCATTTCTCAGATCTACGGCGGCAAGCTTCTCAGGGTCGACGCCCCGCTTCGGCATTGGGTGGATAGTCCAGATGTCCGTGA
Proteins encoded in this window:
- a CDS encoding universal stress protein, which translates into the protein MTIRSILALTDFSAQGEQALDRAALVAVEHCAQLRIMYFVDVPNPNLIDPFERLAQRAQQLARRHRVSVAPVSRTSETVDRVVEESACADLLVIDHRHHRILMRFWQGTAFDQLVRRCQCPVLVVKREPSRRYRRVLVAVDFSAEAKELVRYAGAFDVESELELFHSQSTLNQTTESRRCAEERLVRLTEPVGPTKNRVMTSVGHGDPSRQTFVQQQATGADLVVVGKNRASPLADFLFGGFAQRLLSWATSDVLVVPHDHRASSRAAANLRIKAELSDGRGSFSGVKRKTL